A window of Ruminiclostridium herbifermentans genomic DNA:
GGCTATATCATCAGTTTATGATGAAGTTCAGAAGGGAAGTACATTATCAGAAGCTATGAAGGCACTTCCCAAGGTTTTTCCACCACTTATGGTAAGTATGGTTGAGGTTGGAGAGGTGGGCGGTACTCTTGAAGCGGTACTAGAGAGGCTGGCAATACAGTACGAAAAGGATAGTAAGATAAAATCAAAGGTATCGACAGCAATGGTTTATCCTGCAGTAATAGGATGTATAGCTTTAGTAATGGTAACCTTTATGCTTATATTTATTGTTCCTACATTTGTGGGCATTATAAATTCCACTGGTGGAGAATTACCGACACCCACAAAGATTTTGTTATACATCAGCGGACTTTTTACAAACCCAATTTTTATAGTTGGTTTAATTACAGCAATAATACTTCTGAGGGTTGGCTTTAAGAAATTTAAAAGCACTGAGGGAGGTAAATATATTATTGACAAAATTATTTACAAAATGCCTCTTGTTGGACCAAATGTAAAAAAGATATTGGCAGCAAGCTTTACAAGGACAATGAGCACTCTGCTCAGTTCTGGAGTTTCACTAATACAATCACTTGAGGTTGTAGACAGAGTTGTTAACAATCAGGTGGTTTCTAGAGGACTTATACAGGTTAGTGATGATATCAAGAGCGGTTCAAATCTGGCAGCACCCCTTGAGAGAATGGGAATTTTCCCGCTTATGGTTACACAGATGATTAGTGTAGGCGAGGAAGCCGGTTCTCTTGATGCAATCATGGAAAAGGTGGCGGATTTCTATGATGAAGAAGTGGAGACATCAATAAGCAAGCTTTTAGCGATGTTGGAACCACTTATGATGATGGTACTTGCAGTTATCGTGGGTTTTATGGTTATAGCCATGATAATGCCTACATTTACCATGAATCAGGGTATTGGCCAGTAATATATATAAATAATTTTAAGGGGGAGTTCTTGTGAAAGGGTTTTTTAGTAAGTTTAAGAAAAATAAGAAGGGTTATACTCTTACAGAATTGATTGTTGTTGTGGCAATTTTGGGTGTGTTGGCGGTAATTGCTGTTCCAATGATTATGAATTCAGTTAAGGATGCACAAGATGCAGGGATGAAAGCACAAATTCAAAATATCGAAACAGCAGTACAATTGTGCTTGGCAGATGGTTCGCTATATTATGTTGAAACTGGTGGAGTTAAGGTACTTACACCTGCTAGCGGAACTATTGAGAACACAATAAAGCAAAAGCTTGTTGGTCACAAATATCCTGTAAATAGCAAAGATCCAAATAAAGCAGCTAATTGGTGGTTTGATCCAGCAACATTAAAAGTTGGTTATGATGGTTCAGGTATGACTAATCCTTATAAATTAAATGATGATGCTAGTGATGATCAGCACGGTAAATAAGATTAACATGCAAACACTCATCACACTCTACATCGCAGCTTTTGGTCTTATAATTGGTAGTTTTTTGAATGTATGTATTTACCGAATACCATCAAAGCAGTCAATTATTAGTCCGCCGTCTCATTGTACGGGCTGCGATACTAGGCTGAAGGCTTGGGATTTGATACCTGTTTTCAGTTGGTTATTATTAAGAGGAAAATGCCGCTACTGTGGTGCGAGAGTCTCCGCCAGATACCCCATAGTTGAGGGCTTGACTTCATTAATATTTGTGTTATTGTATTTCAGATTTTCTATATCAGTTGAGTTTTTAGCAGCAATAATTTTGTCTATCATACTGATATGTGTTGCTTTTATTGATTTTGATTTAAAGATTATACCAAATGAATTTATTATTGCAGGTATGCTCAGTGGTGCGGCTCTATTTGCATACAATTTGTTTTATCAAGTAGATATGTATGGTGATAGAGTTTGGTACAATCCAATTATAGGGATTGTTTGTGGGGCTGGGACCCTGCTCTTAGTAGCAGTTATTGGTTCATTGGTTTATAAAAATGATGCAATGGGGATGGGAGATGTCAAGCTATTGGCAGTTGTCGGACTGTTTCTTGGCTGGAGGCTGACCTTGGTTGCATTGTTGTTATCAGTATTATTAGCAGCTATATTTAGTTGTGCTCTTATTTTATTAAGAAAGTTAAATGGTAAGTCAGAAGTTCCATTTGGGCCATTTATTGCAATAGGCACATTTGTAGCAATGCTGTATGGCTGGAATATTATTGAGTTTTATATGGGATTTATACCAGTATAAGTTAAGTTAATCTTAAAACAAAGTTTGAGCGAACATTGGTTTTTTGTGAGACAGAGCTATATGCGGTTTTTGCAAGGAAAATTGAGTACATACATTCATTAGAAAAAAGTTTGGGCGAGATAATTTATTTCCAAGTCACAAAAACCGCAAGATAACTCGAAAATGTAATTAGTGTGAACATGGTGCATTTTCGAGTAACAAAAACTGCAAGTAGATTTTGCCAGTATAAGCTGAGTTAATATGCAAGATTTTCAAAAAGAAAAGGTTCACCACGATAATTACAATATATTTTATGACAAAACATTGTAAACTCGAAAATATAGTTAGTGCAAACATAGTGCATTTTCGAGCAACAAAAACCACAAGTGTTTTTTGCAAGTATTGAGATTTGCTTTAAGTAATGTGAGATGCAGTGTATTGCAAAATTAATCTGGCATTTCACTTTAATTTTATACCTAAAGCGGACGGAGGTTATTATGTTTGAAAAGAAGCTAATTTCTTTGGACATAGGCAATAAAACCACTAAAATTGCTTATGGAAGTACCAATAAAAAGAATATTATTGTGGATGAATATGATATTATTGAGACACCAAAGGATTGCATAAATGATGGTATTATTTTAAATGCTGAATTACTTGCACAAACAATAATTGAGTCATTTAAAAATAATAAAATCAAAAAAGCTGGTCTTGTTCTTAGTGTAACAGGAACAGGAGTTATTACTAGAGAAATCCAAATTCCTTTATCTACAGACAAGGAAATAGGTCAAATACTTGAGTTTGAAGCACAGCAGTATTTTCCTGTTGATTTGCAGAATTATACCACTGATTATAAGCTGTTAGAGAATGTAACAGATAGTGAAGGATCACATTCTCGTGTTTTAATTGTTGCCGTTCCAAATAAACAGATAGAAGGTTATATTCAATTATCAAAGCTTTTAAAACAGCAATTAATAGCAATAGATATACCTGCAAATTGCGTTATAAAGGGGTTTTCATATAAAACAGAGCAGGTTTTTAATTCACAAGAGGAGTTTGCATTAGTTGATATAGGTTATTCTACATCATTAGTTTGTATTTTTAGAAATAATTATTTGAAATTTAATAGAATTCTGTTAAATGGGAGTTCTGAAATTGACAGAAATATTTCAGCTGAATTTAGTATTGAGGAGGATAAGGCTGAACAACTTAAAATATCATATCGAGCTGCTTCGGATACTCAAACAGAAGTAGCAGCTGTAAGGCAATCAGAAATAACTCCAGTAATTGAAAGAGGTATGGGGAATATCGTTGCAGATATTAGCAGGTTTATTGATTTTTCGAATTCAAGAGATAGTTCAAATCGTGTTCAAAGGATTTTTATTTGTGGCGGAGGAAGTAAACTTGCCGGAATCTCAGAGTATTTTACAAACTACTTTAATTTGCCAGTTGAATTGCTTCCTATGGGGAATGAGCTTATTTATAGGGGAAAAAAGGGCAAAGAGCTGTTTGAGAAAGACTATATCAGACTAGTAAATGTAATAGGCGGTTTGGTTAGGAAGTAGGCAAAAAACTTAGAACGCAGATAGTTATTATTGGAGTGAGGGTAAATGAATATAAAAAGTAAAAAAGGCATGACGCTAGTTGAGGTTATAGCAACAGTAGCAATCATGGCAGCTATTATGATACCTATTTCACTCATATTCACTACTGCATACAGTAACTTTATAACGGAATCTGACAAATCGATAGCGCAAAAAAGTGCTAGAGCGGTTTTGTATGGAAAGGGATTGTATGGCAACGGTTTGATTTCGTATGGTGTTATGGGGGATTTACAGAGAAGTAATGTGGGGAGCAACAAAATACAAATTGGGGAAAATATCAATGGAGACTCTAATAGAGGAAAAAGTATTTCAATTTTAGATGAAAATAATTTACCAATACAGACTTATATATTCAATGGAACAAGCCTTGATTATATATATTTAGATGATAAAGGTGACCCTGTTCGAGAAAGCTATTTTGAGAATGTCACTTCAAATAAAAAAGAAGTCAAAGTTCTGGATTTTGTTGTTGAAAAGAAAATAAAGGGAAAATATATAGACCCAATCACAAATAATTATATTGATAGTGATTTAATAATAGTCTATGTAGAGGTCGAATGTGGTAAAAGCGGTAAAATTGCTCTGGAAAGCAGTTATAGAATTCCGATAGAATAAAGCAGTACTAATTTCTAATTAAGGTGGAGATGTATATTGAAGGACTTAAATCTAATACCTGCCAATTATGTATTTGAAAAAAAGAGTAAGCACAAAAAAGCATTGCTTTCTATTTTAATAGTTCTTATAGCAATTGTATTTGTATCAGCATATATATTTCCAACATTATATGAGAATAATCTTAAAAATGAGAAAGCTGTGCTGATTGACGAAGTTGCAAAAACAAATATTTATGTTACTGAAGTAAAAGAATTTAATACTTTAAAGCAAGCAGTTGAAGCTAGAGAAAAAGAGGGAATATCACTTGCTCAAAGGCAGTTTAGTTCGCTAGAAATAATGAATGCAATTGAGAACGCTTCGCCTGAAAAAGTATTTGTTCAAAAAATGGATATATCAGGTGATTCTGAATCAAATGTAAAGGTTTCACTAAGCTGTATTGCAGAAAATGAGGAAACAATAGCATACTTTATTAAAAACATAAAAGATGATGCGTACTTTAAAAAAATTGGGATGTCAACCATTACAAAAAATCAAGAGAATAATGGAAGAGCTTTTGATCTTGTATTAGAAGGCGTAAATAATGATAATTTGACTAAATATTATGGATGGGATCAAACCATTAGCATTGGCTATATACCTGATTGGGTTATAAGTGAAGAAAAGGATAACAGAGTTCTTTTATCTGCGAAGAATTCTCTGACAAATGCAGAGCCAGCTTCATTAGAGATTTTGAGAGAGAACACAGAACTTCAGGTTAAGGCTTTTGCAGATGAGAGACAAAGCGGACTAAGGAGATTATTAAAAAATTATAAGCTTGAATATTCATCTCAAACTAGAAATTCTAAACTAGATGCAATTAAGAGTGTTTATAGTTATGAGGATAACAATATAAAATATACATGTTCAGAACTTTGTGTTGTTAAGGATGGCAAGTGCTATATTGTTACATATAAATGTGATTCGGTTAGCTTTACAAATACAGAACAGATTATAAATAGAATTATAAAATCTTTCAATATCAATTAAAGGTCTAGGATGTGATTTTATGAAAATGACGGAACGCGATAAGAAGTTGTTAATTGGATTAGGAATTTTTATATTTGTTGTTGTATTTGTCAGGTTTTTATTTTTGCCGAAGATATCTAGTATTAAGGCTATAAATGAAGAGATTAATACATTAAACAATACATATACTGTCAATGCATCATATAAGGCTAGAGCAGAAAAAATCGACAGTGATATAAAAATATTGTCAGCGAAGCTTACAGATTTAAGGTCGGTTTATCCACCAAAGATTGATATTTCTGAGTTGATAATTACTATTAAAAATCTTAGTAAGGATTCAGAATTAGAATTTAAGTCAATTAACTTTGATAATTACAAGCCTGTTACTAATGGAGAAAGTTCAGGTTCTGCAACTGCATCCTCAGCAGGAACTGCTAATGAAGCAGGAAATCAGGAGACAGCTATTGCTGCTGGTTCAAATAGTCAGCTTGATGCTCAGTCTGAGGCAAATAGTGCAGCTAGTGCTAAAATAAAAAACTACTTCTACTTATGGGGATTGGATTCTCAAGGTACTATGAGTAAAGATGAAATTGAAGTTCCAAATGGAAAGCCTTATAGTGTTTCTGCAAAAGTAGAGGCTGAGGGAACAATTGAGCAAATAAAAGCATTCTTTACAAATCTTAATAATTTGGGAACAAAGGCATACTGTAACTCAGTCAATATTGCTGGTGCTGCAAGTGGTAAGAGTGAGGATACAGACGGTAAACTAAAGTTTTCGGCCACCATTACCTTCTATGGTATAATGGATAAAGCTGCAGCTGGTTATTATTTACTTCATGATGGAAAGTGGTCACCTATACCACCAGCAGATAATAAAACAAATCTCTTTAAAGAGTACAGTGGTTTTGACTCTGTAAGCAATGGTGAGGCTTCACTTGATAGTGCTGCTAAAAATGATACGAATTCTGAACTTGGTACATATGATTTTTCTGTTGTTGCTTCTCCGTATGGCGGAGGACTTGCACCAAGTGTGTCTATTACTTGTAAAAATCCAAAAGAAAATACAACTTATTTAACACCAATTGTTTATGGTGATAATAAGGGCATTGAAAATGCCGAGATATTTATTGAGGAAAAGGCAGGAAAATATTACTGCAAGTTCAAAACAGACCATGAAGCATATCCTGATAATGATTACTCGCAGACCTTCGAATTTGTTCCAATTGGAAAAGATTTAAGACTTGTTGTTTTCTCATCTGCTAGAAACGGTGATAATGATAAGTCAGGAATAAACTTAAATATAATTAATAATACAAAGAGAACCTTAAATTATTTGATAAAGTATGATGATGAAAAGTCTCCAAGAGTTAAAATAGGAAAGACTACTGGAAGTGTAAGAAATGAAAAATAAACTAAGAATATTTAAAACTGAAAAGGGAGCAACCTTTGTTGAAATCATGCTGGCAGTGGCAATATTGGTTATTATTGCTGTGCCTCTGCTTAGCACGGTTATAGCATCAGTTAAAAATAATGCCACAGCCAAAGAAAAGACGGAAGCAATTGCATTGGCTGAAATGGCTATGGGTAATATTAAGGCTCAAACCAATCTTATGTCTTTAGCCAATCTTACTACAACGTCGTCTGCTATATATGTTGATTTGACAAATGACAAATTAGAGACTCATTATATCGTTAAAGAAAAAGGCAAAGCAGAGGTTAGTAAGGATACTAGAGTCAATTATAACTACGGCAATGAGGTTAATAAAAAATTTGATTTAGAGTTTGTTGTAAATCAAGATAAAGTTGATAATGATGGCTTAGTTGATATTACTGTTAATGACTGTAAAGGTAATGAAATCGGAACTATTTCTGAAATAGATATTGGAAGTATACTAAGGCTATATGTAGGTAGTTTTGGGTCGGATTATAAGTTTAGCTTAGCATGCAAAGGTCACAATAGCGTTTTCGGTGATTTTTCACCTCAGAAGACTGGCACAAAAAATAATATTTCAATTAAGGTGACTTATGAAGGCAAAGCAGTATCACCTGGTAAGCTCCTGAAAATAGAATTACTTGATGATACAGCTGAAGATGACAGCTTAACTATTTATTTAGTTGATAGTTCAAATGATAAACTTGACATTAAGTTTATTCCCATAGGTAATAAAGATAGTTTTATTCTAGCATATATTGCAAGCGATGCATTTGAGAACAATAATGTTATAAATCATCTTTTTGAAATTACAGTTATTATTAAAAGAGCAACTGATAAAGAGGTAATATATAGCGTATCATCATATGTAAGAAAATAACGGGTGATAAGTATGAGGAGAGTAATTAATTTAAAAAAAAATCAAGGCTCAGCGCTTACTATAGTTCTATTTATGTTGTTTATGTTATCGGTTATGGCAATTGCTGTTATTGCCTTAACGGGTTCTGAATTAAGCATGAGTGTAATGACTTCTGACAGAAGTAAAGCTTTGCAGTATGCACAGGCGGGTGCTGAAAAAGCTGCACAGATTATTGATGGAAAAGTAGCTCAAGCACATGAAAACGCACTTAAAGAATCCTTTGAAGAGATTCAAAGCAGAATAGATCAATTTAAAAACAAAGATGAAGAGGGTAATCCTGTGCCTGTAGATCCTCCATTTTATGGGCTAATAGACAATTCGGATGTTAATGAAATTAAAATAATAGATCAAGATGAACTAAGAAAAATTTACGAAAATGAATATAAATATAAATTTGAAAGTAAGATGGATGAGTTGTTTAATACCTCTAGTTCAGATACAGTGGATTTTGATAAAGGTAAATTTACTTATAGTATTTTTGAAGTTGAGCGTAGTAGTAATTCACAAATTCGAATACTAAATCCACAAAATACATTTAATCCAAGTAAATCAATAAAAATTAAATCAACAGGAGAATACAAATCAACTGCAAACACATCAACATACAAGAGGAGCATAGAAGCAGAATTTCAAATTCTAGTAGAAGAAATTCCAAAGCAAATTGGATATATGACTAAGGTAAAGGTAAATAAGCTAGGTGATAAACCTCCAATGCTATCTGGTAAAGCACTTATCGCAGAGAAGAATATTATATCTCTTGGAGCAGTAAATATAACTGGAAATGTTGTAAACTGCGGTACAATGCCAACCTATGGAAACCATAATCAATACATTAATTATAGTAGAGATAGCTATGC
This region includes:
- a CDS encoding type II secretion system F family protein, which translates into the protein MATYNYKAKTAAGTTVTGSFEAADKNMVVELIKEKGYYPLSIEAKNEKGVEINFKFNKKIKPKEFAVLCRQFHTMLNAGVTVIGCLDMLRQQTENKTLKEAISSVYDEVQKGSTLSEAMKALPKVFPPLMVSMVEVGEVGGTLEAVLERLAIQYEKDSKIKSKVSTAMVYPAVIGCIALVMVTFMLIFIVPTFVGIINSTGGELPTPTKILLYISGLFTNPIFIVGLITAIILLRVGFKKFKSTEGGKYIIDKIIYKMPLVGPNVKKILAASFTRTMSTLLSSGVSLIQSLEVVDRVVNNQVVSRGLIQVSDDIKSGSNLAAPLERMGIFPLMVTQMISVGEEAGSLDAIMEKVADFYDEEVETSISKLLAMLEPLMMMVLAVIVGFMVIAMIMPTFTMNQGIGQ
- a CDS encoding type II secretion system protein, producing MKGFFSKFKKNKKGYTLTELIVVVAILGVLAVIAVPMIMNSVKDAQDAGMKAQIQNIETAVQLCLADGSLYYVETGGVKVLTPASGTIENTIKQKLVGHKYPVNSKDPNKAANWWFDPATLKVGYDGSGMTNPYKLNDDASDDQHGK
- a CDS encoding prepilin peptidase, whose protein sequence is MQTLITLYIAAFGLIIGSFLNVCIYRIPSKQSIISPPSHCTGCDTRLKAWDLIPVFSWLLLRGKCRYCGARVSARYPIVEGLTSLIFVLLYFRFSISVEFLAAIILSIILICVAFIDFDLKIIPNEFIIAGMLSGAALFAYNLFYQVDMYGDRVWYNPIIGIVCGAGTLLLVAVIGSLVYKNDAMGMGDVKLLAVVGLFLGWRLTLVALLLSVLLAAIFSCALILLRKLNGKSEVPFGPFIAIGTFVAMLYGWNIIEFYMGFIPV
- the pilM gene encoding type IV pilus assembly protein PilM, with amino-acid sequence MFEKKLISLDIGNKTTKIAYGSTNKKNIIVDEYDIIETPKDCINDGIILNAELLAQTIIESFKNNKIKKAGLVLSVTGTGVITREIQIPLSTDKEIGQILEFEAQQYFPVDLQNYTTDYKLLENVTDSEGSHSRVLIVAVPNKQIEGYIQLSKLLKQQLIAIDIPANCVIKGFSYKTEQVFNSQEEFALVDIGYSTSLVCIFRNNYLKFNRILLNGSSEIDRNISAEFSIEEDKAEQLKISYRAASDTQTEVAAVRQSEITPVIERGMGNIVADISRFIDFSNSRDSSNRVQRIFICGGGSKLAGISEYFTNYFNLPVELLPMGNELIYRGKKGKELFEKDYIRLVNVIGGLVRK
- a CDS encoding PilW family protein, with product MNIKSKKGMTLVEVIATVAIMAAIMIPISLIFTTAYSNFITESDKSIAQKSARAVLYGKGLYGNGLISYGVMGDLQRSNVGSNKIQIGENINGDSNRGKSISILDENNLPIQTYIFNGTSLDYIYLDDKGDPVRESYFENVTSNKKEVKVLDFVVEKKIKGKYIDPITNNYIDSDLIIVYVEVECGKSGKIALESSYRIPIE
- a CDS encoding PilN domain-containing protein, coding for MKDLNLIPANYVFEKKSKHKKALLSILIVLIAIVFVSAYIFPTLYENNLKNEKAVLIDEVAKTNIYVTEVKEFNTLKQAVEAREKEGISLAQRQFSSLEIMNAIENASPEKVFVQKMDISGDSESNVKVSLSCIAENEETIAYFIKNIKDDAYFKKIGMSTITKNQENNGRAFDLVLEGVNNDNLTKYYGWDQTISIGYIPDWVISEEKDNRVLLSAKNSLTNAEPASLEILRENTELQVKAFADERQSGLRRLLKNYKLEYSSQTRNSKLDAIKSVYSYEDNNIKYTCSELCVVKDGKCYIVTYKCDSVSFTNTEQIINRIIKSFNIN
- a CDS encoding type II secretion system protein; the protein is MKNKLRIFKTEKGATFVEIMLAVAILVIIAVPLLSTVIASVKNNATAKEKTEAIALAEMAMGNIKAQTNLMSLANLTTTSSAIYVDLTNDKLETHYIVKEKGKAEVSKDTRVNYNYGNEVNKKFDLEFVVNQDKVDNDGLVDITVNDCKGNEIGTISEIDIGSILRLYVGSFGSDYKFSLACKGHNSVFGDFSPQKTGTKNNISIKVTYEGKAVSPGKLLKIELLDDTAEDDSLTIYLVDSSNDKLDIKFIPIGNKDSFILAYIASDAFENNNVINHLFEITVIIKRATDKEVIYSVSSYVRK